ACGGTTGGCCACGATCCCGGCCGGCACCAGGGCAGGGGCAAATTCGGTGCGGAACAGCTCAATCGCGCGCAGCGTCCGCTGTGTCCCGGCCACGGAGAACAGGCCGGGCTCGGCCACCAACAGCACCCGGCTGCTTGCTGTCCACGCCATCCGTGTCAGTCCGTTCAGCGAGGGCGGGCAGTCGATCAAGACCAGCTGGTAGGGCGCGGTACCGTCACGGTCGGCATTGGCCAGGATCGTGGCGAGACGGCGCAAATCACGCTTGCCAAGATCGGGCCGGTCGTAAATCCCGCTGAACGCGGAGCCCATGGCGACGTCGAGCGTAGGGGGAGTTGCGCCGTCGTTCTCGTGTGCGGCGAGCCACCCGCTGGGCACAACGTTGGCGCCCAGGTCGGCCTTGCGGGAGGCCTTGATCAACTGGCCAATGTCGAGCTGGTCCCGGGCCGCAACGCCAAGGCCCGTGGTGGCATCGGCGTGGGGATCAAGGTCAATCACCAACGTGGGGATCCCGGCGGCCAACGCTGCGGAGGCCAACCCGAGCGTGACCGAGGTCTTGCCTACGCCGCCCTTGAGGCTGCTGATACTC
This genomic interval from Arthrobacter sp. PAMC 25486 contains the following:
- a CDS encoding ParA family protein, coding for MQVVSISSLKGGVGKTSVTLGLASAALAAGIPTLVIDLDPHADATTGLGVAARDQLDIGQLIKASRKADLGANVVPSGWLAAHENDGATPPTLDVAMGSAFSGIYDRPDLGKRDLRRLATILANADRDGTAPYQLVLIDCPPSLNGLTRMAWTASSRVLLVAEPGLFSVAGTQRTLRAIELFRTEFAPALVPAGIVANRVRPGSSEHAYRLAEMKTMFGELLLSPTIPEQANWQQIQGAAHPVHQWPGDSAKNASALFDRLLDSVLTQSATRSRLYRG